One stretch of Eupeodes corollae chromosome 2, idEupCoro1.1, whole genome shotgun sequence DNA includes these proteins:
- the LOC129945629 gene encoding folliculin-interacting protein 2: MALFNKLFFPSSSSSSSPASTPSTNNNNKRNNNQSFHSKNYISQFPFDAGQVRVLLFRECDSRGRRLLFDSNALQKVTLKDFEIRLSTAHKIIDENISVNSDINSGKHQFKSQSNGYVEAADGCLYKHNRPSMADIPTVGEMVFGALAMSFRGTALKVHWLRSPPRMLCSQVFLSPMNNIANSATPHHVSAGHLTPRNSITSDHSSVDGFSMNSFSMLGVDRKNSDISDRIGDKFTNPLDVPDANVNLTAKRYSATYSTGDSGYSGGTTSNDQWTITTGSLSYQYSNRSSLGSVISDPESMRKFSLDSSYLASATQSSNMSSDGSLQRRISRNLLTSFENQNSLSDFIGFLSDNNFHSTPQTGGGSEGCVAPQNRRCSVANESRSNPEIGRRREMAYAHKMNRRPRLGLAVCITMSESFEDEMEMFCSEHIALLESMLSRLRISSEKAYINHKEFLKIMVHAWQATTQWLLDLFKAPRINVPVWLSITTSGSKYSKSVADRFVHELCSLLSVADTKNTNFFVSTVLTAILTHHLGWVSTISNFKSPSKSSAAAIEQRAKLLEVSQKYPYNVLWAQIGDLYGAVGTPPKLSRTIIYGTEKLPTERLLNILTYFIRCGEIRRTSKSEDFNKEVINDIIMNQTNDEASAKHNSNINANNVFPSSNTAMSTTKSLGLTRASSCKNNLSELCNSNEDSIELPQELNISRMNDIPNVLAFRDSRLVKQELRIGNYMMDPGIVKGSLTNLRQEDHYKDRIKLTITTPDNIEMTVEPTETEDPGVVEAIEIEAGDDVVRNTKTSAFFWAPAVKEGVSCSDLHKLPMNQKLSKRSTSFNNLRGIPPSGESSCRSEYSELKPISEKHISLSDLITENSIGKGNRLAWGVEPIRETISSEIEVKYFDDQKTTADKEVENNESKGVVFVLGDNEPLVNIKRSTEDLAENNVPSQSTESLSLSSTSKKPICPHHPHHNSHKKHSGVKFDFVQYPQIYANYMKNKNLSDYDFMEKPQKFEMFGGPSAVAVAGTSALSAAATAAASAAKEDVSLTSEFCEFCQNSTNGNKSYQTPSNATELEFDTDDDHSVYNNQPAIESNNDPKSSASVSTIEARNIKLKKVKKQSDMNLVVLPVPGSKEQQIADDAVAKCDIKLKAGFIPSLFLNINDHYVSDMVLQGTSAPPHKWELSLREDLALATHSASLISTPAENVAVIADMENWDVKIVSSQNQTIPFSSVVSGPVGMSQLVASMLETVYTMNSSGIPAYECLSFLESKLQEIYMHSESLASFLLATDFCSLSAVTTALNLTENDVPLLLSVASIHTPQISKKCGISFR, translated from the exons CCAATTCCCATTTGATGCCGGCCAAGTGCGTGTGCTTTTGTTCAGGGAGTGTGATAGTCGTGGCAGGCGATTGCTTTTCGATTCAAATGCCTTACAAAAAGTCACACTAAAAGATTTCGAAATAAGACTCAGTACTGCCCATAAGATAATCGATGAAAATATAAGTGTAAATTCAGATATTAATTCTGgaaaacatcaatttaaaaGCCAATCGAATGGATATGTTGAAGCAGCCGATGGTTGTTTATATAAA cacAACCGTCCGAGTATGGCGGATATACCCACAGTTGGTGAAATGGTATTTGGAGCATTGGCCATGTCATTTCGTGGGACTGCTCTTAAAGTACACTGGCTGAGATCACCACCTCGTATGTTGTGTTCCCAAGTTTTTCTCTCACCAATGAATAACATAGCAAATAGTGCAACACCTCACCATGTATCAGCTGGTCACTTAACGCCAAGAAACTCAATAACCAGCGATCATAGTTCTGTTGATGGATTTTCGATGAATTCATTTTCGATGCTCGGTGTGGATCGAAAAAATTCTGATATTTCAGATAGAATCGGTGATAAATTCACGAATCCTCTAGATGTGCCCGACGCCAATGTCAACTTAACCGCCAAACGTTATTCGGCCACATACAGTACAGGCGATTCGGGTTATAGCGGTGGAACTACATCGAATGACCAGTGGACAATTACAACTGGAAGCCTGTCGTATCAGTATTCAAATCGAAGTAGCTTAGGTTCAGTGATATCCGATCCAGAATCAATGCGAAAATTTAGTCTCGACTCGTCGTATTTAGCATCGGCAACACAAAGCAGCAATATGTCCAGTGATGGCAGCTTACAAAGACGAATCTCTCGGAATCTCCTAACGTCCTTTGAGAATCAGAATTCTTTGAGTGATTTCATTGGTTTCTTGAGTGACAATAACTTCCATAGTACTCCGCAGACAGGCGGAGGCAGTGAGGGTTGTGTAGCTCCGCAAAATCGACGATGCAGTGTGGCAAATGAAAGTCGTAGTAATCCTGAAATTGGACGTCGTCGTGAAATGGCTTATGCGCACAAAATGAACCGACGCCCAAGGCTTGGCCTTGCAGTTTGTATAACAATGAGTGAATCTTTCGAGGATGAAATGGAAATGTTTTGCTCAGAGCATATTGCACTATTGGAATCGATGTTAAGTCGACTTCGAATATCCTCAGAGAAGGCCTACATCAATCACAAGGAATTCTTGAAG ATCATGGTACATGCATGGCAAGCAACGACCCAATGGTTATTGGATCTTTTCAAAGCTCCGCGGATAAACGTTCCTGTTTGGTTAAGTATAACAACGAGTGGTAGTAAATACTCTAAAAGTGTTGCCGATCGATTTGTCCACGAACTGTGCTCCCTATTATCGGTCGCTGATACCAAAAATACTAATTT CTTTGTGAGTACAGTATTAACAGCCATACTCACCCATCATCTTGGATGGGTCTCAACTATTTCGAATTTCAAATCACCCTCAAAATCTAGTGCTGCCGCCATTGAACAGAGAGCTAAACTTCTTGAAGTCTCTCAAAAGTATCCCTATAACGTGTTGTGGGCACAAATAGGTGATTTATACGGTGCAGTGGGAACACCTCCTAAACTCTCACGGACAATCATTTACGGAACTGAGAAACTACCAACTGAACGTTTACTCAATATCCTAACGTATTTTATTCGTTGTGGGGAGATAAGGAGAACATCAAAGTCTGAGGACTTCAACAAAGAGGTCATAAATGATATCATTATGAATCAAACCAATGATGAAGCTTCTGCAAAACACAACTCGAATATAAACGCTAATAATGTCTTCCCATCATCGAATACAGCTATGTCCACAACTAAAAGTCTTGGGTTGACACGAGCATCGTCGtgtaagaataatttaagcGAATTGTGCAATAGTAATGAAGATTCCATAGAACTTCCGCAAGAGCTAAATATAAGTCGCATGAATGATATACCAAATGTTTTGGCATTTCGGGATTCGAGACTTGTTAAGCAAGAGCTTCGAATAGGGAATTATATGATGGATCCTGGCATTGTCAAAGGTTCTCTTACCAATCTCAGGCAAGAAGATCACTACAAAGATAGAATAAAACTTACCATCACAACTCCGGATAATATTGAAATGACTGTCGAACCAACAGAAACAGAAGATCCTGGTGTTGTAGAAGCCATTGAAATAGAGGCTGGCGATGATGTGgtaagaaacacaaaaacgaGTGCCTTCTTTTGGGCGCCAGCAGTCAAAGAAGGCGTGAGCTGTAGTGACCTGCATAAGTTGCCAATGAATCAAAAACTGAGCAAACGTTCAACAAGCTTTAATAATCTCAGAGGAATTCCGCCGTCAGGCGAAAGCAGCTGCCGAAGCGAGTATTCAGAGCTGAAGCCAATCAGCGAGAAACATATAAGTCTGTCAGATTTGATAACTGAGAACAGTATTGGCAAGGGGAATCGTTTAGCTTGGGGCGTTGAACCCATCAGAGAGACGATTAGCAGTGAAATcgaagtaaaatattttgatgacCAAAAAACAACTGCGGACAAAGAAGTGGAAAACAATGAGAGTAAGGGAGTGGTCTTCGTTTTAGGTGATAACGAACCACTTGTTAATATCAAACGAAGCACTGAAGATCTCGCAGAAAATAATGTTCCAAGTCAATCTACTGAGTCTCTATCATTATCGTCGACGTCAAAGAAACCAATTTGTCCCCATCATCCACATCATAATTCGCATAAGAAACATTCCGGGGTGAAATTCGATTTCGTCCAATATCCTCAGATCTATGCGAATTACATGAAGAACAAGAATCTGAGTGATTATGATTTCATGGAGAAGCCACAAAAGTTCGAAATGTTTGGTGGGCCATCTGCTGTGGCTGTAGCCGGTACGAGTGCATTATCAGCTGCTGCCACAGCAGCCGCTTCAGCTGCCAAAGAAGATGTTTCACTGACATCAGAGTTTTGTGAGTTCTGCCAGAATTCTACAAACGGTAACAAATCATATCAAACACCATCGAATGCCACTGAATTGGAATTCGACACTGATGATGATCATTCCGTGTACAATAATCAACCTGCAATTGAAAGCAACAATGACCCCAAATCGTCTGCATCGGTTTCTACCATCGAggcaagaaatataaaattgaagaaggtTAAGAAGCAGTCAGATATGAACTTGGTGGTGTTGCCGGTGCCTGGCAGCAAAGAGCAGCAGATAGCCGACGATGCTGTTGCGAAATGTGATATAAAACTAAAAGCTGGATTCATTCCGTCGTTGTTTTTGAATATCAACGATCACTATGTATCCGATATGGTCTTACAG GGAACATCAGCACCGCCACATAAATGGGAGTTGAGTCTGAGAGAAGATCTCGCTTTAGCTACACATTCTGCATCGTTGATTTCAACACCAGCTGAAAATGTAGCTGTAATAGCCGATATGGAAAATTG GGATGTTAAAATTGTATCATCACAAAACCAAACAATTCCCTTCTCGAGTGTTGTGAGCGGTCCTGTTGGAATGTCACAATTAGTTGCTTCAATGCTTGAAACAGTCTACACTATGAACAGCTCTGGAATACCAGCCTATGAA TGCCTTTCGTTTTTGGAATCAAAACTACAAGAAATTTACATGCACTCAGAGTCGCTGGCATCATTCTTACTGGCCACCGACTTTTGTTCCTTAAGTGCTGTCACCACAGCCCTAAATCTAACCGAAAACGATGTTCCATTACTTCTATCTGTCGCTTCAATACACACACCACAAATATCTAAAAAATGTGGAATTAGTTTTAGATGA